From Pseudarthrobacter equi, a single genomic window includes:
- the rph gene encoding ribonuclease PH yields MTSEATAVPIVRADGRAPDQLRPISITRGWSNQAEGSALIEFGNTRVLCTASLTAGVPRWLKGEGRGWVTAEYAMLPRATNTRSDRESVKGKIGGRTHEISRLIGRSLRSIIDTKALGENTIVLDCDVLQADGGTRTAAITGAYVALADAIRFARDNKLIARNAQPLTDTIAAVSVGIIDGVPMLDLPYVEDVRAETDMNVVVTGSGKFVEVQGTAEGAPFDRDELNQLLDLALLGTTQLAAIQRETLADTL; encoded by the coding sequence ATGACTTCTGAAGCAACTGCAGTGCCCATTGTGCGCGCCGACGGCCGCGCCCCCGACCAGCTCCGGCCCATCAGCATCACCCGCGGATGGTCCAACCAGGCTGAAGGTTCGGCGCTGATCGAATTCGGCAACACCAGGGTCCTGTGCACCGCTTCCCTGACCGCAGGCGTCCCGCGCTGGCTCAAGGGGGAGGGCAGGGGCTGGGTCACCGCCGAATACGCCATGCTCCCGCGTGCAACCAACACCCGCTCCGACCGGGAATCCGTCAAGGGCAAGATCGGCGGCCGCACCCATGAGATCTCCCGGCTCATCGGCCGGTCCCTGCGCTCGATCATCGACACCAAGGCCCTGGGCGAGAACACCATCGTGCTGGACTGCGACGTCCTGCAGGCCGACGGCGGCACCAGGACCGCGGCGATCACGGGCGCCTACGTGGCCCTGGCCGATGCCATCCGCTTCGCCCGCGACAACAAGCTGATCGCGCGGAACGCCCAGCCGCTGACCGACACCATCGCTGCCGTGTCCGTGGGCATCATCGACGGCGTTCCCATGCTGGACCTGCCCTACGTTGAGGACGTCCGGGCCGAGACGGACATGAACGTGGTGGTCACCGGGTCCGGCAAGTTCGTGGAGGTCCAGGGCACCGCAGAGGGTGCGCCCTTCGACCGTGACGAGCTGAACCAGCTCCTGGACCTGGCGCTGCTGGGCACCACCCAGCTCGCGGCCATCCAGCGGGAGACGCTGGCGGACACCCTGTGA
- a CDS encoding AAA family ATPase, producing MRIHHLRISGFGPFAGTEDVDFDRLSGHGLFLLNGPTGAGKTSVLDAICFALYGSVPGARQDGKRLRSDHAEPSQEPAVTLEFSAQGRRFEVTRSPAWDKPSTRGRNGFTTQQAKTLLRERADGAWVEKSARNDEAGAEITALLGMDRDQFTRVVMLPQGDFAAFLRSKAADRLELLQKLFGTQRFEALEQELSREALAARESVAALSGQLELLTARAESEAASLELAEDGAPAADNASERLEWLQGAVAQRLEVLRGSAAEAETAAAVRTLAVDEETGRRERRRRLEAAEARRNAVADAAPRLEELAARLARHRKAEVLEGQLKNVDGAAARVASASRAAESALTFLRLAADDDPELAPLELTDGAAAGSSAASLPASVTASAADELGRLRSLLAVVEARLPDEDRLQALRKRHADLGRKQAELEAAGAKLGTRSAALLDERAGLESGLGPLELLAGTAALRSKEAASAGELLDVVRRHASAVAARNAVKLRCDAARERQLEAKQQWLDLREERLTHAAAELAAQLHAGDPCPVCGSAEHPAPAAGGSQGPGLAQAEDAAHAAYEAADDALSRVGAELATAEQSVAVLAGQGGDTPEDEALAAAEEARTAAAEAERAAADLSVVRGKLEALDAGIAEATAAKAGIDAGLVQAESSLAEVSDQAAALDEALSGLRAGRPSLARRLRSLEGAVAVLDKAVAAQAALTVAQSQADDARQQLELALPSAGFATAEEARSQLLDSAEADGLQAEVRAGQDEAARVRELFAAEDLVRAAEEKSGEFDPSGERLAALENAAAESRELARQADLSAGMAARCLASLAAISQDYATLAGSAREPAERARMLAGLADAAAGRGENTYRMSLNSYVLAARLEQVAIAASERLVAMSDGRYLLKHTDAKAARGAKSGLGLEVVDQWTGHRRDTSTLSGGESFMASLSLALGLADVVQQEAGGVEIETLFVDEGFGSLDEQSLEQVMDALEGLRDGGRVVGLVSHVGEMKQRIGTQLQVLKGRTGSTLRISEALDAG from the coding sequence GTGAGGATCCACCACCTCCGCATCTCTGGTTTCGGCCCCTTCGCGGGCACCGAGGACGTTGATTTTGACCGGCTCAGCGGGCACGGCCTGTTCCTCCTCAACGGGCCAACGGGTGCAGGAAAAACCAGCGTCCTGGACGCCATCTGCTTCGCCCTGTACGGCTCCGTCCCGGGTGCACGGCAGGACGGCAAACGCCTCCGGAGCGACCATGCAGAGCCGTCCCAGGAACCTGCCGTGACCCTGGAATTTTCGGCGCAGGGCCGGCGCTTCGAAGTCACCCGTTCACCCGCCTGGGACAAACCGAGCACGCGGGGCAGGAACGGATTCACCACGCAGCAGGCAAAGACGCTCCTGCGGGAGCGTGCTGACGGCGCCTGGGTGGAAAAGTCCGCCCGCAATGACGAGGCCGGCGCGGAGATCACTGCGCTGCTGGGGATGGACCGCGATCAGTTCACCCGCGTGGTGATGCTCCCGCAGGGGGACTTTGCGGCCTTCCTCAGGTCGAAGGCTGCTGACCGGCTCGAGCTGCTGCAGAAGCTCTTCGGCACCCAGCGCTTCGAAGCCCTGGAGCAGGAGCTCTCCCGGGAGGCGCTGGCGGCCCGGGAAAGCGTCGCTGCACTTTCGGGACAACTGGAACTGCTCACTGCGCGTGCCGAATCCGAGGCCGCCTCCCTGGAATTGGCCGAGGACGGCGCCCCTGCGGCGGACAACGCCTCCGAACGGCTGGAGTGGCTGCAGGGAGCGGTCGCGCAACGCCTGGAGGTACTTCGCGGGTCCGCGGCGGAGGCCGAAACGGCGGCCGCAGTGCGGACGCTGGCTGTTGATGAGGAAACCGGACGCCGCGAACGGCGGCGCAGGCTTGAAGCGGCCGAAGCGCGGCGGAATGCTGTGGCGGATGCGGCGCCCCGACTCGAAGAACTTGCGGCCCGCCTGGCGCGGCACCGCAAGGCCGAAGTCCTCGAAGGTCAGCTGAAGAACGTTGACGGTGCTGCGGCCAGGGTCGCCAGCGCGTCCCGGGCCGCGGAGTCGGCACTGACGTTCCTTCGTCTTGCCGCTGACGACGACCCCGAACTGGCGCCGTTGGAACTCACTGACGGCGCTGCGGCCGGGAGCAGTGCTGCTTCCCTGCCGGCATCCGTCACGGCGTCTGCGGCGGATGAACTGGGCCGGCTCCGTTCCCTGTTGGCCGTGGTGGAGGCGCGCCTTCCGGACGAAGACAGGTTGCAGGCCCTGCGAAAGCGTCACGCCGACCTTGGCCGGAAACAGGCAGAGCTGGAGGCGGCCGGAGCCAAGCTCGGGACCCGCTCCGCCGCCCTCCTGGACGAACGGGCAGGCCTCGAATCCGGGCTGGGGCCCTTGGAGCTGCTGGCCGGAACCGCTGCCCTGCGGAGCAAGGAAGCAGCGTCAGCAGGAGAGCTCCTGGACGTGGTGCGCCGCCACGCCTCAGCTGTGGCGGCGCGCAATGCCGTGAAGCTGCGCTGCGATGCGGCCAGGGAACGCCAACTGGAGGCCAAGCAGCAATGGCTGGACCTGAGGGAGGAGCGGCTCACCCATGCCGCTGCCGAACTTGCCGCCCAGCTGCACGCCGGTGACCCATGCCCGGTGTGCGGCAGCGCCGAGCATCCTGCGCCTGCCGCCGGCGGCAGCCAGGGCCCCGGGCTGGCACAGGCAGAGGACGCAGCACACGCTGCCTACGAGGCTGCAGATGACGCCCTTTCCCGGGTTGGCGCCGAACTGGCCACCGCTGAGCAGTCGGTGGCGGTTCTTGCCGGGCAGGGCGGCGACACCCCCGAGGACGAAGCACTCGCCGCCGCCGAAGAGGCGCGTACTGCAGCTGCAGAGGCGGAGCGTGCGGCAGCGGACCTTTCAGTGGTCCGCGGAAAACTTGAGGCGCTGGACGCTGGAATTGCCGAGGCCACAGCCGCCAAGGCCGGAATCGATGCGGGGCTGGTGCAGGCGGAGTCCTCGCTGGCAGAAGTGTCCGATCAGGCCGCTGCGCTGGACGAGGCCCTGTCCGGTCTGCGGGCCGGCCGTCCCAGCCTGGCCCGGCGGCTGCGCTCGCTGGAGGGCGCAGTGGCTGTGCTCGACAAGGCCGTGGCAGCTCAGGCCGCGCTGACAGTGGCGCAGTCACAGGCGGACGACGCCCGCCAACAGCTCGAGCTGGCATTGCCGTCGGCCGGCTTCGCGACGGCCGAGGAAGCACGCAGCCAACTCCTCGACAGCGCGGAGGCGGACGGACTCCAGGCCGAGGTCCGTGCCGGCCAGGATGAGGCAGCCAGGGTGCGGGAGCTGTTCGCTGCCGAAGACCTGGTTCGCGCCGCGGAAGAGAAATCCGGAGAGTTTGACCCCAGCGGGGAAAGGCTCGCCGCGCTGGAAAACGCAGCTGCCGAGTCCCGCGAATTGGCGCGCCAGGCAGACCTCTCCGCCGGGATGGCCGCACGGTGCCTGGCATCGCTGGCGGCCATTAGCCAGGACTACGCAACGTTGGCAGGTTCTGCCAGGGAACCGGCGGAGCGGGCCCGGATGCTGGCGGGGCTGGCGGACGCAGCCGCCGGCCGGGGCGAGAACACCTACCGGATGAGCCTGAACAGCTACGTCCTCGCAGCCCGCCTGGAACAGGTTGCCATTGCGGCGTCCGAGCGGCTGGTGGCGATGAGTGACGGCAGGTACCTGCTGAAGCACACCGACGCCAAAGCGGCACGCGGGGCCAAATCCGGGCTGGGCCTGGAAGTGGTGGACCAATGGACGGGCCACCGCCGTGACACGTCCACCCTGTCCGGGGGTGAGTCCTTCATGGCTTCCCTGTCGCTGGCGCTGGGTCTCGCCGACGTCGTGCAGCAGGAAGCCGGGGGAGTGGAAATCGAAACCCTGTTCGTGGACGAGGGCTTCGGCAGCCTCGACGAGCAGTCACTGGAGCAGGTCATGGACGCCCTTGAGGGACTGCGTGATGGCGGCCGCGTCGTGGGGCTCGTCAGCCACGTCGGTGAGATGAAGCAGCGGATCGGGACCCAACTGCAGGTGCTCAAGGGCCGGACCGGATCCACGCTGAGGATCTCGGAGGCACTCGACGCCGGTTGA
- a CDS encoding exonuclease domain-containing protein, with product MGLDFTAIDFETANGFRGSPCAVGLTKVRGGKVVEEAAWLMQPPADHDHFDYHNVRIHGITAADVAGRPRFGDLFPEIGAFIGDDVLAAHNAAFDLGVIRSALEVSGLPGPAYDYVCTVMLSRRCYSLVSNSLPFAAEEAGVPLLRHHDAAEDARACAGILIDIARRNGANSLAELYLSLGLVMPRQHAFDPAVDPLSKQSLTALAGGSGNGAALVRPFQSGWPDEGPNPEPNPDAEPGHPLYGQTVVFTGQLSIGRPEAKVRSAEAGARTESRVTGRTTVLVVGDGFVAADLRSGRLTGKARRVLELHDRGQAIEVLSEGEFLQMVGSMAGAATA from the coding sequence GTGGGTTTGGACTTTACGGCGATTGACTTTGAAACGGCGAACGGCTTCAGGGGCTCTCCCTGCGCAGTTGGCCTGACAAAAGTCCGCGGCGGCAAGGTGGTGGAGGAGGCCGCGTGGCTGATGCAGCCACCGGCTGACCACGACCACTTCGACTACCACAACGTGCGGATCCACGGCATTACCGCCGCGGACGTTGCGGGCCGGCCCCGCTTCGGTGATCTGTTTCCCGAAATCGGGGCCTTCATCGGCGATGACGTGCTGGCCGCCCACAACGCCGCCTTCGACCTGGGAGTGATCCGCTCGGCCCTGGAGGTCTCCGGACTTCCCGGCCCCGCGTACGACTACGTCTGCACCGTGATGCTGTCCCGGCGGTGCTACTCCCTGGTGTCCAACTCCCTGCCGTTCGCGGCGGAGGAGGCGGGCGTCCCGCTGCTCCGGCACCACGACGCCGCAGAGGATGCCCGGGCCTGCGCCGGAATCCTGATCGACATCGCCCGGCGCAACGGGGCCAACAGCCTGGCCGAGCTCTACCTTTCACTGGGGCTCGTGATGCCGCGGCAGCACGCGTTCGATCCGGCGGTGGATCCGTTGTCCAAGCAAAGCCTGACAGCCCTTGCCGGCGGGTCGGGCAACGGTGCTGCGCTGGTCCGGCCCTTCCAGTCCGGCTGGCCGGACGAAGGCCCCAACCCGGAGCCCAACCCGGATGCGGAGCCCGGCCATCCCCTCTACGGGCAGACCGTCGTCTTCACCGGTCAGTTGTCCATCGGGCGGCCGGAGGCGAAGGTCCGCTCCGCCGAGGCCGGTGCCCGGACGGAAAGCCGCGTGACCGGCAGGACCACAGTCCTGGTGGTGGGTGACGGATTCGTGGCCGCGGACCTGCGCTCCGGGCGGCTGACCGGCAAGGCCCGCAGGGTGCTGGAGCTCCACGACCGCGGCCAGGCCATTGAGGTGTTGTCCGAGGGCGAGTTCCTGCAGATGGTGGGGAGCATGGCGGGCGCAGCAACCGCGTAG
- a CDS encoding DedA family protein has product MNDLAVSMLGGAGPVQPQLASFLPDWLNPQIFLADPALAPWVVLLVCGIVFAETGLLVGFFLPGDSMLFTAGLLVATDTIKFNVWLLALLIVISAIIGNQAGYFIGSKAGPAIFNKPNSRLFKRENVENAHAFFEKHGGKALILARFVPIIRTFVPVIVGVAQMDKKKFFLYNVIGALLWGGGVTLLGFLLGDKVPWVRDNLDIIFIAIVLVSVLPIGIEVLRGMSAKRQAQAYGTDAVDEFIEEHTPEDEHKTPRHPK; this is encoded by the coding sequence ATGAATGACCTTGCTGTGTCCATGCTGGGCGGTGCAGGACCGGTCCAGCCGCAGCTGGCTTCCTTCCTTCCCGACTGGCTGAACCCCCAGATCTTCCTGGCTGATCCTGCCCTGGCGCCGTGGGTGGTCCTGCTGGTGTGCGGCATCGTCTTCGCGGAGACCGGCCTGCTGGTGGGCTTCTTCCTCCCCGGCGATTCCATGCTGTTCACGGCGGGCCTGCTGGTTGCCACGGACACCATCAAGTTCAACGTGTGGCTGCTTGCCCTGCTGATTGTGATTTCGGCCATCATCGGCAACCAGGCCGGCTACTTCATCGGGTCCAAGGCCGGCCCCGCCATCTTCAACAAGCCGAATTCGCGGCTGTTCAAGCGGGAAAACGTGGAGAACGCCCACGCGTTCTTCGAAAAGCACGGCGGCAAGGCACTGATCCTGGCCCGCTTCGTCCCCATCATCCGGACCTTCGTGCCGGTCATCGTGGGCGTGGCCCAGATGGATAAGAAGAAGTTCTTCCTCTACAACGTCATCGGCGCGCTGCTGTGGGGCGGCGGCGTGACGCTGCTCGGCTTCCTCCTCGGCGACAAGGTCCCGTGGGTGCGGGACAACCTGGACATCATCTTCATCGCCATCGTGCTGGTATCGGTGCTGCCCATCGGCATCGAGGTCCTTCGCGGCATGTCCGCCAAGCGCCAGGCCCAGGCCTACGGTACCGACGCCGTTGACGAGTTCATCGAGGAACACACCCCGGAGGACGAACACAAGACCCCCCGCCACCCTAAGTAG
- a CDS encoding exonuclease SbcCD subunit D, with protein sequence MRLLHTSDWHLGRSFHGVGMLDAQRAFVSQLVAAVSDHGVDVVLIAGDVYDRALPGVDVVRLLDEALVGITDAGAKVVLTSGNHDSAIRLGFAARLLERGGVHLRTRVEDLDKPLLLPLGPDAAGGDAVAAIYGIPWLEPRLVAEQLGVEAASHFDVTRAATTLIREDIARRAGSAAVHSVVLAHTFASGGISSDSERELSIGGVGAVPLDLFDGFSYTALGHLHGRQSLSPQVRYSGSPLAYSFSEANHSKGAWLVDLGPDGVTSVEEVLWDAPRRLAVLRGPLAELLESPDHAWAETAYCQVTLTDDQRPARAMERLRARFPDTLVLGFDPQGAAPALSTSYSSRLAEAPDDLAVCCGFLDHVRGRTPDDAEKAALAAALENVRLQEAAL encoded by the coding sequence ATGCGGTTACTTCATACATCGGACTGGCACCTTGGCCGGTCTTTCCACGGCGTGGGCATGCTTGATGCCCAGCGTGCGTTCGTCAGCCAGCTCGTGGCGGCGGTATCGGATCACGGGGTTGATGTTGTCCTGATCGCGGGGGACGTCTACGACCGCGCCCTGCCGGGCGTCGACGTGGTGCGCCTGCTGGATGAGGCCCTCGTGGGGATCACGGACGCCGGGGCAAAGGTGGTCCTCACCAGTGGCAACCATGACTCCGCCATCCGTCTGGGCTTTGCGGCCCGGCTGCTCGAACGCGGGGGAGTGCACCTGCGGACACGAGTGGAAGACCTGGACAAGCCGCTGCTTCTGCCGCTGGGTCCGGATGCGGCCGGCGGGGATGCCGTTGCCGCCATCTACGGCATCCCATGGCTGGAGCCGCGGCTCGTGGCCGAGCAGCTGGGTGTGGAGGCGGCCAGCCATTTCGACGTCACCCGCGCGGCCACCACCCTCATCCGGGAGGACATCGCGCGGCGCGCCGGCTCCGCTGCGGTCCATTCAGTGGTCCTGGCCCACACCTTTGCCAGCGGCGGCATCAGCTCGGACAGCGAACGTGAACTCAGCATCGGCGGGGTGGGAGCAGTCCCGCTGGACCTGTTCGACGGCTTCAGCTACACCGCGCTGGGCCACCTGCACGGACGCCAGTCCCTTTCCCCGCAGGTCCGGTACTCAGGCTCACCCCTGGCCTATTCCTTTTCCGAGGCCAACCACAGCAAGGGCGCCTGGCTGGTGGACCTCGGGCCGGACGGCGTCACGTCTGTGGAGGAAGTGCTGTGGGACGCCCCGCGCCGCCTGGCGGTCCTGCGGGGTCCCTTGGCGGAACTCCTGGAGTCACCGGACCATGCATGGGCCGAAACTGCCTACTGCCAGGTCACGCTGACGGATGACCAGCGGCCGGCACGCGCCATGGAGCGGCTCCGCGCAAGGTTCCCCGACACCCTGGTGCTGGGCTTCGACCCCCAGGGCGCCGCACCGGCGCTCTCCACCAGCTACAGCAGCAGGCTCGCCGAAGCCCCGGACGACCTCGCAGTGTGCTGCGGGTTCCTCGACCACGTCCGCGGCCGAACACCGGACGACGCCGAGAAGGCAGCGCTCGCGGCCGCGCTGGAGAACGTCCGGCTCCAGGAGGCGGCACTGTGA
- the rdgB gene encoding RdgB/HAM1 family non-canonical purine NTP pyrophosphatase, with protein MSDGATPRLVLATHNKGKLRELRELLRGQVPGLDVDTQVVDAAAAGAPDVVETGVTFAENSLLKARAVAAATGLVAIADDSGLAVDVMGGAPGIFSARWSGRHGDDEANLNLLLGQLSDVPDQHRGAAFVCAAALAVPAADGEDTREVVEYGQLEGVLLREPRGAGGFGYDPILQPAGHDRSCAELSAAEKNAISHRGKAFRALLPSIVAALETQPA; from the coding sequence GTGAGTGACGGGGCCACCCCGCGGCTGGTCCTTGCCACGCACAACAAGGGCAAGCTCCGGGAGCTGCGCGAGCTCCTGCGCGGCCAGGTCCCAGGGCTCGACGTCGATACCCAGGTGGTCGATGCGGCTGCGGCGGGTGCGCCGGACGTCGTCGAAACGGGTGTCACGTTCGCGGAAAACTCGCTGCTGAAGGCCCGCGCCGTGGCCGCCGCCACCGGCCTGGTGGCCATCGCGGATGACTCTGGGCTCGCCGTCGACGTCATGGGCGGCGCGCCGGGCATCTTCTCCGCGCGGTGGTCCGGCAGGCATGGCGACGACGAAGCCAACCTCAATCTCCTCCTGGGCCAGCTCTCCGACGTGCCGGACCAGCACCGCGGTGCTGCGTTCGTCTGTGCGGCGGCCCTGGCTGTCCCGGCAGCCGATGGGGAGGACACGCGCGAGGTGGTGGAGTACGGGCAGCTCGAGGGCGTCCTGCTGCGCGAGCCCCGCGGGGCCGGCGGCTTCGGTTATGACCCCATTCTGCAGCCGGCCGGCCACGACCGCAGCTGTGCCGAACTGTCGGCCGCGGAGAAGAACGCCATCAGCCACCGCGGCAAGGCCTTCCGTGCCCTGCTGCCGTCCATCGTGGCGGCCCTGGAAACTCAGCCCGCCTGA
- a CDS encoding ADP-ribosylglycohydrolase family protein → MSFDTAVPALKSRIHGCLLGGALGDSLGYEVEFDPISDIRSRFGPDGLRDFADISGSTHISDDTQMTLYTVDGLVEALEWANSGVGADVNACLWLAYLRWLATQGEDAGPAAPAPQPRWIDGHAVLHQRRHPGRACISGLATGEMGTSFRPVNPDSKGCGTVMRSAPFGLVPHVTADAVYKLSADAASLTHGHPSARQSAGVFSLLIHRLISGDALHDAAAAVTAHAAGITGVAPELPQRLEVALRLAAKGVVPPEELVAELGEGWVAEEALAVGLYAVLATRPADDAAADAPVRHFREAVALAVNHSGDSDSTGSVAGNILGAYYGEACLPEEWLGVLEAPEVIRGMADLLVGVTTGEG, encoded by the coding sequence ATGAGCTTTGACACTGCCGTGCCCGCACTGAAGTCCCGCATCCACGGATGCCTGCTCGGCGGCGCACTCGGCGACTCCCTCGGCTACGAAGTTGAATTCGATCCCATTTCCGACATCCGGAGCCGCTTCGGCCCGGACGGGCTGAGGGACTTCGCCGACATTTCGGGCAGCACCCACATCTCCGACGATACGCAGATGACCCTGTACACCGTGGATGGCCTGGTTGAAGCGCTGGAGTGGGCCAACTCGGGAGTCGGCGCCGACGTCAATGCCTGCCTGTGGCTGGCCTACCTGCGGTGGCTTGCCACCCAGGGTGAGGATGCCGGGCCCGCGGCGCCGGCCCCGCAGCCCCGCTGGATCGACGGGCATGCGGTCCTCCACCAGCGCCGCCACCCCGGCCGTGCCTGCATTTCGGGATTGGCCACCGGGGAAATGGGAACATCCTTCCGGCCCGTGAATCCGGACTCCAAGGGCTGCGGCACCGTCATGCGTTCGGCACCTTTCGGCCTGGTGCCGCATGTGACGGCCGACGCCGTCTACAAGTTGAGTGCCGACGCCGCCTCCCTGACGCACGGGCACCCTTCGGCGCGGCAGAGCGCCGGGGTATTCAGCCTCCTGATCCACCGCCTCATCTCAGGCGACGCCCTGCACGATGCAGCCGCGGCGGTAACTGCCCACGCCGCCGGCATCACCGGCGTGGCACCGGAACTGCCGCAGCGGCTTGAGGTGGCGCTTCGGCTGGCAGCCAAGGGCGTTGTCCCGCCCGAGGAACTCGTTGCCGAACTCGGCGAGGGCTGGGTTGCGGAGGAGGCGCTCGCCGTCGGCCTTTACGCCGTCCTCGCCACCCGCCCCGCCGATGACGCAGCCGCGGACGCTCCCGTGCGGCATTTCCGGGAAGCGGTGGCGTTGGCCGTGAACCACAGCGGCGACAGCGACTCCACCGGATCCGTGGCGGGCAACATCCTGGGCGCCTACTACGGCGAGGCGTGCCTGCCGGAAGAGTGGCTTGGCGTGCTCGAGGCCCCGGAAGTGATCCGGGGCATGGCGGACCTCCTGGTGGGAGTCACAACCGGCGAAGGCTGA
- a CDS encoding aquaporin, whose product MSTTVPDRHDALPGTSDAVRPGLLPRLGAEAFGSLFIAVAGLGVPLFSIPQSSPLPAALAAGLAVTAAMLAVGHVSGGHFNPAITLGHLLAGRMRAGAAAAYAVAQLAGAVVGALVLFAVLRTLPGIADSRTAFDTVTAGFGEHSIIQAPVAAVLLLEVLGAAIVVAVFLGAAARERAGAVVAPFAVGLTFAALLQLGQAVGNLPYNPARALASAVFSSGWAVEQLWVFLLAPLAGAAIAGLLFRIFRATPAPAPVTGDTSDDDASLDGHPAVAAGAGADATAGSAGGARSAAQPDRAVGSTGGAPSEAQEFFDGKRG is encoded by the coding sequence ATGAGCACTACCGTTCCTGACCGACACGATGCCCTTCCCGGCACCTCCGACGCCGTCCGTCCGGGCCTGCTGCCCAGGCTTGGCGCCGAAGCGTTCGGCAGCCTCTTCATCGCCGTCGCCGGCCTTGGGGTACCGCTGTTCAGCATCCCGCAGTCCAGCCCCCTTCCCGCAGCCCTGGCGGCCGGCCTTGCGGTGACTGCGGCGATGCTCGCGGTGGGGCACGTGTCCGGCGGGCACTTCAACCCGGCGATTACCCTGGGCCACCTTCTCGCCGGGCGCATGCGTGCCGGCGCGGCAGCCGCCTACGCCGTTGCCCAGCTGGCCGGCGCCGTGGTGGGGGCCCTGGTGCTGTTCGCGGTACTGCGCACCCTGCCGGGCATCGCGGACAGCCGCACCGCCTTCGATACCGTCACCGCAGGCTTCGGTGAGCACTCGATTATCCAGGCGCCCGTGGCTGCCGTGCTCCTCCTCGAAGTGCTGGGCGCAGCCATCGTGGTGGCCGTCTTCCTTGGTGCCGCCGCCCGCGAAAGGGCCGGCGCCGTCGTCGCGCCCTTTGCCGTGGGCCTGACCTTCGCCGCCCTCCTACAGCTGGGACAGGCCGTGGGAAACCTGCCTTACAACCCCGCCCGGGCGCTGGCGTCCGCCGTCTTCAGCTCAGGCTGGGCCGTTGAACAGCTCTGGGTATTCCTGCTGGCGCCCCTCGCCGGTGCGGCCATCGCGGGCCTGCTGTTCCGCATCTTCCGCGCCACGCCGGCGCCCGCGCCCGTCACCGGGGACACGTCCGACGACGATGCCTCCCTGGACGGGCACCCTGCGGTTGCTGCGGGGGCCGGCGCGGACGCCACAGCCGGCTCCGCCGGGGGAGCCCGCAGCGCAGCGCAGCCGGATCGTGCGGTCGGGTCCACCGGCGGCGCCCCCAGCGAGGCCCAGGAGTTCTTCGACGGCAAGCGGGGCTGA
- a CDS encoding DUF4395 domain-containing protein, protein MSLFAFPNPVNEYAARVTAGLVVLAAVATALSGSVWGLAAIAAGFWLRLLFGPRISPLALLSVKVITPRLGRVKLVAGPPKRFAQGMGALVSTAALVLFLSGAVPASWAVLGVLIVAASLEAFLAFCLGCVIFGWLQRRGLIPEDVCEACNNISLRRL, encoded by the coding sequence ATGAGCCTCTTCGCCTTCCCCAACCCCGTCAACGAGTACGCGGCCCGCGTCACTGCAGGGCTGGTGGTGCTCGCGGCCGTGGCTACTGCCTTGAGCGGTTCCGTATGGGGTTTGGCGGCCATTGCCGCGGGTTTCTGGCTGAGGCTGCTGTTCGGCCCGCGGATCTCCCCGCTTGCGTTGCTGTCCGTCAAGGTCATCACGCCGCGGCTGGGCAGGGTCAAGCTCGTGGCCGGACCGCCCAAGCGTTTCGCCCAGGGGATGGGCGCGCTGGTGTCCACCGCGGCGCTGGTCCTGTTCCTCTCCGGTGCCGTACCGGCGTCGTGGGCTGTCCTGGGCGTCCTGATCGTGGCGGCTTCGCTGGAGGCGTTCCTGGCGTTCTGCCTGGGCTGCGTGATCTTCGGCTGGCTTCAGCGCCGCGGGCTGATTCCGGAGGACGTCTGCGAAGCGTGCAACAACATCAGCCTTCGCCGGTTGTGA
- a CDS encoding MBL fold metallo-hydrolase, which produces MKLTIVGCTGSFPGPGSPASCYLLTATDGERTWKVVMDLGSGALGAIQRYTDLEDIDAIFLTHLHPDHCMDLCGLHVAVRWKPGGWDRGRIPVWGPAATADRMATAYGLDLDPGMHEEFDFTNWSERQPVTVGPFTVTPYAVNHPVEEAYALRVEVVEPDKDGNPVARTLTYSGDTDSCPGLEEAAKNADLFLCEAAFEEGRDDGIKDVHLTGKRAGEAAAAANARRLLLTHIPVWTSQTTVMAEARPVFPGDVAVAVAGVHYTI; this is translated from the coding sequence GTGAAGCTCACCATCGTCGGCTGCACCGGCTCGTTCCCCGGCCCCGGATCCCCGGCATCCTGCTACCTTCTGACGGCCACCGACGGGGAGCGGACCTGGAAAGTGGTCATGGACCTCGGCAGCGGTGCCCTCGGCGCCATCCAGCGCTACACGGACCTTGAGGACATCGACGCGATCTTCCTCACCCACCTGCACCCGGACCACTGCATGGACCTGTGCGGACTGCACGTCGCCGTCCGCTGGAAGCCCGGTGGGTGGGACCGAGGCCGCATTCCCGTGTGGGGACCCGCCGCCACCGCTGACCGGATGGCCACCGCCTACGGGTTGGACCTGGACCCCGGGATGCACGAGGAATTCGACTTCACCAACTGGAGCGAACGCCAGCCCGTGACGGTGGGCCCTTTCACGGTGACGCCTTACGCCGTGAACCATCCCGTGGAGGAGGCGTACGCGCTCCGGGTGGAGGTGGTGGAACCGGACAAGGATGGCAACCCGGTGGCCCGCACCCTCACTTACTCGGGGGACACGGACTCGTGCCCCGGCCTGGAAGAGGCAGCGAAGAACGCCGACCTGTTCCTGTGCGAGGCGGCCTTCGAAGAGGGCCGCGACGACGGGATCAAGGACGTCCACCTCACCGGCAAGCGCGCCGGCGAAGCAGCAGCGGCCGCGAACGCCCGCAGGCTCCTGCTGACCCACATCCCCGTCTGGACCTCGCAGACCACCGTCATGGCTGAAGCGCGCCCGGTTTTCCCGGGCGATGTGGCCGTGGCCGTGGCCGGAGTGCACTACACCATCTAG